In the genome of Streptomyces collinus, one region contains:
- a CDS encoding GNAT family N-acetyltransferase: MLLDRLEEYYDAVPRHGARVEDHGPLTLFVREGRGWPFYARPAQGRSGRPLHPTDVQKVRARQRELGIPETFEWVAETTPTLRAAAEGAGLVVHEHPLMVLDPGAPAADVDGVSGNVSVRIVSADDPILPGALAVPRLAFAEPGTQVGLAGTPQLTEVIDACVADGSVERAIVRVRAGLTVVAAAVEHGSVLSAGQHQPLAGVSEIVGVGTLPAARRRGLARAVTAALVADARSRGAATVFLSAGDDDVARVYARLGFRRVGTALIAEPAE, from the coding sequence GTGCTGCTTGACCGGCTCGAGGAGTACTACGACGCAGTCCCGCGGCACGGCGCCCGCGTCGAGGACCACGGGCCGCTCACCCTGTTCGTGCGGGAGGGCCGGGGCTGGCCGTTCTACGCACGTCCCGCACAGGGACGGTCCGGACGACCGCTGCATCCCACCGACGTTCAGAAGGTGCGGGCCCGCCAGCGGGAACTGGGGATCCCGGAGACCTTCGAATGGGTCGCCGAGACCACACCCACGCTCCGGGCAGCGGCCGAGGGGGCGGGACTCGTGGTCCACGAACATCCGCTGATGGTGCTCGATCCCGGTGCTCCCGCGGCTGATGTGGACGGGGTGTCCGGCAACGTGTCCGTCCGGATCGTAAGCGCGGACGATCCGATCCTGCCCGGCGCCCTGGCCGTTCCCCGCCTCGCCTTCGCCGAGCCCGGGACCCAGGTCGGTCTCGCGGGAACACCGCAACTGACGGAAGTGATCGACGCGTGTGTCGCCGACGGATCGGTGGAACGCGCGATCGTGCGGGTCCGGGCAGGTCTGACAGTGGTGGCGGCAGCCGTCGAGCACGGATCAGTGCTGTCCGCCGGACAGCACCAACCGCTCGCAGGGGTCAGTGAGATCGTCGGTGTCGGAACGCTTCCCGCAGCCCGCCGCCGAGGTCTCGCACGCGCGGTCACCGCGGCACTGGTGGCCGACGCCCGATCGAGGGGCGCGGCAACCGTGTTCCTGTCGGCAGGTGACGACGATGTCGCGCGGGTCTACGCCCGACTCGGCTTCCGCAGGGTCGGGACGGCACTGATCGCCGAACCCGCCGAGTAG
- a CDS encoding family 2B encapsulin nanocompartment shell protein → MTVDSIPETPTTPAAAQQSLSTAAARNLATTTKSAPQMQEITSRWLLRMLPWVEAEGGAYRVNRRLRHTLGDGRIEFVQEGATVRVIPGELGELALLRGFEDTDVLTALADRCTQRDFAAGDVLVERGSPADRIHLIAHGRVSRTSAGKYGGEIAIAVLADGDHFGENALLDADARHDSTVTAETSGTLLTLSRSDFAEVQDSAPALRAHVEAFSSRSRLRQNKHGEAEIALSAGHVGEAELPGTFVDYEQQPREYELSVAQTVLRIHTRVADLYNGPMNQSEEQLRLTIEALRERQEHELINNREFGLLHNADFKQRIQPRSGPPTPDDMDDLLCRRRGTKMFLAHPRTIAAIGRGFNACGLYPDHVDLGGQSVPAWRGVPILPCNKIPISKEQTSSIIAMRTGEKNQGVIGLRRTGLPDEYEPGLSVRFMGINEQAVNSYLVSTYYSAAVLLPDALGVMENVQIASRPR, encoded by the coding sequence ATGACCGTCGACAGCATCCCGGAAACCCCGACCACACCCGCCGCGGCGCAGCAGTCGCTGAGCACCGCCGCCGCCCGCAACCTCGCCACCACCACCAAGTCCGCCCCGCAGATGCAGGAGATCACCTCTCGCTGGCTGCTGCGGATGCTGCCCTGGGTCGAGGCCGAGGGAGGCGCCTACCGGGTCAACCGGCGGTTGCGCCACACCCTCGGCGACGGACGCATCGAGTTCGTCCAGGAGGGCGCGACGGTCCGGGTCATCCCCGGGGAGCTCGGTGAACTGGCCCTGCTGCGCGGATTCGAGGACACCGACGTCCTCACCGCACTCGCCGACCGGTGCACGCAGCGCGACTTCGCGGCGGGTGACGTCCTCGTCGAACGCGGCAGCCCCGCCGACCGGATCCACCTGATCGCCCACGGCCGGGTCAGCCGGACCTCCGCGGGCAAGTACGGCGGAGAGATCGCCATCGCGGTCCTCGCGGACGGCGACCATTTCGGCGAGAACGCCCTGCTGGACGCCGACGCCCGCCACGACAGCACGGTCACCGCCGAGACCTCCGGCACCCTCCTCACGCTCTCCCGTTCCGACTTCGCCGAAGTGCAGGACTCGGCGCCCGCCCTCCGGGCCCACGTCGAAGCGTTCAGCTCCCGCTCACGACTGCGGCAGAACAAGCACGGCGAGGCCGAGATCGCCCTGTCGGCCGGCCACGTCGGCGAGGCCGAACTGCCAGGCACCTTCGTCGACTACGAGCAGCAGCCGCGCGAGTACGAACTCTCCGTCGCCCAGACCGTACTGAGGATCCACACCCGGGTCGCCGACCTCTACAACGGTCCGATGAACCAGAGCGAGGAGCAACTCCGGCTCACCATCGAGGCCTTGCGGGAGCGCCAGGAACACGAGCTCATCAACAACCGCGAGTTCGGGCTGCTGCACAACGCCGACTTCAAGCAGCGCATCCAGCCCCGGTCCGGCCCGCCCACACCGGACGACATGGACGATCTGCTCTGCCGCAGGCGCGGCACCAAAATGTTCCTCGCCCACCCCAGGACCATCGCCGCCATCGGACGGGGCTTCAACGCCTGCGGTCTCTACCCCGACCACGTCGACCTCGGCGGACAGTCCGTTCCCGCCTGGCGCGGGGTCCCCATCCTGCCCTGCAACAAGATCCCGATCAGCAAGGAGCAGACCAGCTCCATCATCGCGATGCGCACCGGCGAGAAGAACCAGGGCGTCATCGGTCTGCGGCGGACCGGACTGCCGGACGAGTACGAACCGGGGCTCTCGGTGCGGTTCATGGGCATCAACGAACAGGCGGTCAACTCCTACCTCGTCAGCACCTACTACTCCGCCGCGGTGCTCCTCCCCGACGCCCTCGGCGTGATGGAGAACGTGCAGATCGCCTCCAGACCGCGCTGA
- a CDS encoding FAD-binding oxidoreductase, with protein sequence MDMLWNGWGDPARATPLPDTVTGLLRDWLGVKPQPAASARLEEITISTPALEDAARHALHAALGDRAESLRTDTESRIRHTRGKSTPDLLRIRAADTTDAPAAVALPQSHDEVLAVLRVCAEHRLALVPFGGGTSVVGGLAPTGRAPFIALDLRYMNRMLDLDPVSRIATLQPGLRAPEAEALLAEHGFTLGHFPQSYEWATIGGFAATRSSGQASAGYGRFDEMVLGLTLATPEGTLDTGRAPRSAAGPDLRQLLLGSEGAFGVITSVTVRIRPVPQTRRYEGWRFASFDEGTAALRRLAQDGPRPTVLRLSDETETLIGLAQPEAIGSGVEQHGAGCLAVVGFEGTEQDTARRRAAAAAVLTDCGGEFAGDEPGERWAHGRYAAPYLRDSLLEAGAFAETLETAAYWSRLPGLYAAVRDALTATLTDNGTPPLVMCHISHVYENGASLYFTTVSAQGADPVEHWTRAKHAANEAILAAGGTITHHHAVGTDHRDWYVREAGDLGVAALRAVKRRLDPDGLLNPGVLLPAD encoded by the coding sequence ATGGACATGCTGTGGAACGGCTGGGGCGACCCGGCCAGGGCGACGCCGCTGCCCGACACCGTCACCGGGCTGCTGCGCGACTGGCTCGGCGTCAAGCCGCAGCCCGCGGCATCAGCCCGGCTGGAGGAGATCACGATCTCCACGCCCGCCCTGGAGGACGCCGCCCGCCACGCGCTGCACGCCGCACTCGGCGATCGCGCGGAGAGCCTCCGCACGGACACGGAGAGCCGCATCCGGCACACCCGCGGCAAGTCCACCCCGGACCTGCTGCGCATCCGCGCCGCCGACACCACCGACGCCCCGGCGGCGGTCGCTCTTCCACAGAGCCACGACGAGGTGCTCGCCGTACTCCGCGTCTGTGCCGAACACCGCCTCGCCCTCGTCCCGTTCGGCGGCGGCACCTCCGTCGTGGGAGGCCTCGCCCCCACCGGCCGGGCACCCTTCATCGCCCTGGACCTGCGGTACATGAACCGCATGCTCGACCTCGACCCCGTCTCCCGGATCGCCACCCTCCAGCCCGGCCTGCGCGCCCCCGAGGCCGAGGCGCTCCTGGCCGAACACGGCTTCACCCTCGGCCACTTCCCCCAGTCCTACGAGTGGGCCACCATCGGCGGCTTCGCCGCGACCCGCTCCAGCGGGCAGGCCTCCGCGGGCTACGGACGCTTCGACGAGATGGTCCTCGGCCTCACCCTCGCCACGCCCGAGGGCACCCTCGACACCGGCCGGGCACCCCGTTCGGCAGCCGGCCCCGATCTGCGGCAGCTGCTGCTCGGCTCGGAGGGCGCCTTCGGCGTCATCACCTCCGTGACCGTCCGCATCCGGCCCGTCCCGCAGACGCGCCGCTACGAAGGCTGGCGCTTCGCCTCCTTCGACGAGGGCACCGCCGCGCTGCGCCGCCTCGCCCAGGACGGCCCCCGCCCCACCGTCCTCAGGCTGTCCGACGAGACCGAGACCCTGATCGGCCTCGCCCAGCCCGAAGCCATCGGCTCCGGCGTCGAGCAGCACGGCGCCGGATGCCTCGCCGTGGTCGGCTTCGAGGGCACCGAGCAGGACACCGCGCGACGGCGGGCGGCCGCGGCGGCCGTACTGACCGACTGCGGCGGCGAGTTCGCGGGCGACGAGCCGGGGGAGCGCTGGGCGCACGGCCGCTACGCGGCACCGTACCTGCGGGACTCGCTCCTCGAAGCGGGCGCGTTCGCGGAGACACTGGAGACCGCCGCCTACTGGTCGCGACTGCCCGGCCTGTACGCGGCCGTCCGCGACGCGCTCACCGCCACGCTCACCGACAACGGCACCCCGCCGCTGGTCATGTGCCACATCTCGCACGTCTACGAGAACGGCGCCTCCCTGTACTTCACGACCGTCTCTGCCCAGGGCGCCGACCCCGTCGAGCACTGGACACGCGCCAAGCACGCCGCGAACGAGGCGATCCTCGCCGCGGGCGGCACGATCACCCACCACCACGCGGTCGGCACCGACCACCGCGACTGGTACGTGCGGGAGGCCGGGGACCTCGGTGTCGCGGCGCTGCGCGCAGTCAAGCGACGGCTGGACCCGGACGGCCTGCTGAACCCCGGCGTCCTGCTGCCGGCCGACTGA
- a CDS encoding diacylglycerol/lipid kinase family protein has protein sequence MRQFTAVVNPTAGGATSAAALHKVARLLREAGAELETEYSRSLAHARELARHAGERGRVVLAVGGDGITGSIGGALSGTGALFGMVPAGRGNDFARALGLPGDPDGVARVLLHGTPRAVDTIEVTSSVHAGTVVLGSVYAGVDALANLHANRSRMLRGSASYYAGALRAISTWRPVRYRITVDGRDHAFSGYTVVAANSSYYGSARRIAPEARLDDGLLDVVMIRDAPRRLFFTLMKELDTGAHIHRPQVQVVRGREIRIEADRDVPYGADGEIEAVLPVTARVLPGALRVLC, from the coding sequence ATGCGACAGTTCACCGCCGTCGTCAACCCGACCGCGGGCGGAGCCACCAGCGCTGCGGCACTGCACAAGGTGGCCCGCCTCCTCCGGGAGGCGGGCGCCGAGCTGGAGACCGAGTACAGCCGCAGCCTCGCCCACGCCCGCGAACTCGCCCGGCACGCCGGGGAACGCGGCCGGGTGGTGCTGGCCGTCGGCGGCGACGGGATCACCGGAAGCATCGGCGGCGCCCTCAGCGGCACGGGCGCCCTGTTCGGCATGGTCCCGGCCGGCCGCGGCAACGACTTCGCACGGGCCCTGGGCCTGCCCGGCGACCCCGACGGCGTGGCCCGGGTGCTGCTCCACGGCACACCGCGCGCCGTGGACACCATCGAGGTCACGTCGTCCGTCCACGCCGGCACCGTCGTACTCGGCAGCGTCTACGCGGGCGTCGACGCACTGGCCAACCTCCACGCCAACCGCTCCCGGATGCTGCGTGGTTCGGCCTCCTACTACGCAGGTGCCCTGCGCGCGATCAGCACCTGGCGCCCCGTCCGCTACCGGATCACCGTCGACGGCCGGGACCACGCCTTCAGCGGCTACACGGTGGTGGCCGCGAACTCCAGCTACTACGGCTCCGCGCGCCGTATCGCTCCCGAGGCCCGTCTCGACGACGGACTGCTCGACGTCGTGATGATCCGCGACGCCCCGCGCCGGCTGTTCTTCACCCTGATGAAGGAGCTGGACACCGGTGCCCACATCCACCGGCCCCAGGTGCAGGTGGTGCGTGGCCGGGAGATACGCATCGAGGCCGACCGAGACGTGCCCTACGGCGCGGACGGCGAGATCGAGGCCGTCCTCCCGGTGACGGCCAGAGTGCTGCCCGGGGCGCTGCGAGTCCTGTGCTGA
- a CDS encoding fused MFS/spermidine synthase — MSPVTGSSTSPVVESTPRDGLGPRAAAILVFGSSAAVLVVEIVALRLLAPYLGLTLETSTMVIGIALTAIAFGSWLGGHIADQVDPRRLIGPSLGVSGAVVALTPAVLRSTAEWAPAVLLVIASLTILVPGALLSAVTPFVTKLRLTSLAETGTVVGRLSGIGTVGAIVGTVLTGFVLVSRLPVSGILLGLGALLVVGSAWVEWRTRGWTGTPALALVVAAGGLAATVAPGGCDVETKYHCARVVADPGGGDGRTLVLDGLRHSYVDVDDPTHLKFEYVRAVASVVDAGFPQGEPLVAHHLGGGGLTLPRYLAATRPGTRSLVSEIDGGVVRINHDRLGLRSEAGIDVRVEDGRLGLRRLDTDSRDLVVGDAFGGVSVPWHLTTVEAMADVRRVLDDGGVYVANLIDHGGMDFARAEVATLGETFPHVALLGEPADIGLGPAAASRGGNLVVLASDRPVDLRAVQRALDARHTGWKIATGEDLTSWTGAARLLTDDHAPVDQLLQPYSAQNGR, encoded by the coding sequence ATGTCGCCCGTGACCGGATCGTCTACGTCGCCCGTCGTTGAGAGCACACCCCGTGACGGTCTGGGCCCGCGTGCCGCCGCGATACTGGTGTTCGGGTCCTCGGCGGCGGTCCTGGTGGTCGAGATCGTAGCTCTGCGGCTGCTGGCTCCCTACCTCGGCCTGACCCTCGAGACCAGCACGATGGTGATCGGTATCGCGCTCACGGCCATCGCCTTCGGCTCCTGGCTGGGCGGCCACATCGCGGACCAGGTCGATCCGCGTCGGCTCATCGGTCCCTCGCTGGGGGTGTCCGGAGCGGTGGTGGCGCTCACCCCTGCCGTGCTGCGCAGCACGGCGGAGTGGGCGCCGGCGGTGCTCCTGGTCATCGCGTCGCTGACCATCCTGGTGCCCGGTGCGCTGCTGTCCGCGGTGACGCCGTTCGTCACGAAGTTGCGTCTCACCAGCCTGGCGGAGACCGGTACGGTGGTCGGCCGGCTTTCGGGCATCGGCACGGTGGGCGCCATCGTCGGCACCGTGCTCACCGGCTTCGTCCTCGTGTCGCGGTTGCCGGTCAGCGGCATCCTGCTCGGGCTCGGAGCGCTGCTGGTGGTCGGCTCGGCGTGGGTCGAGTGGCGAACGCGCGGGTGGACCGGCACTCCGGCCCTGGCACTCGTCGTCGCGGCCGGCGGCCTCGCCGCCACCGTCGCGCCCGGGGGCTGCGACGTGGAGACCAAGTACCACTGCGCACGTGTCGTCGCGGACCCCGGCGGGGGCGACGGCCGCACGCTCGTCCTGGACGGCCTGCGGCACTCCTACGTCGACGTCGACGACCCGACCCATCTGAAGTTCGAGTACGTGCGCGCCGTCGCGTCGGTGGTCGACGCCGGCTTCCCGCAGGGCGAACCACTGGTCGCCCACCACCTGGGCGGTGGCGGACTCACTCTTCCCCGTTACCTTGCGGCCACGCGCCCCGGAACACGAAGCCTCGTCTCCGAGATCGACGGCGGAGTCGTCCGCATCAACCACGACCGGCTCGGTCTGCGGTCGGAAGCCGGCATCGACGTACGTGTGGAGGACGGCAGGCTCGGCCTGCGGCGACTCGACACCGACAGCCGTGATCTCGTCGTCGGCGACGCCTTCGGTGGCGTCAGCGTGCCGTGGCACCTCACCACCGTGGAAGCGATGGCCGATGTCCGGCGGGTGCTCGACGACGGGGGCGTGTACGTGGCCAACCTCATCGATCACGGGGGCATGGACTTCGCCCGCGCCGAAGTGGCCACGCTCGGCGAGACCTTCCCGCACGTCGCGCTCCTCGGCGAACCCGCCGACATCGGCCTGGGCCCGGCCGCCGCGTCCAGGGGCGGCAACCTGGTGGTGCTCGCCTCCGACCGGCCGGTCGACCTCCGGGCGGTCCAGCGAGCGCTCGACGCCCGGCACACCGGCTGGAAGATCGCCACCGGCGAGGACCTCACCTCCTGGACCGGTGCTGCCCGGCTCCTCACCGACGATCACGCACCCGTGGACCAGCTCCTGCAGCCCTACAGCGCGCAGAACGGCCGGTGA
- a CDS encoding TetR/AcrR family transcriptional regulator, translating to MTPNRHNSSAQQKSSDNDVVLDAVRDCVLAVGVRRTTMTDVARRAGVSRMTLYRRWPDVRSLVGDLMTREWIAVATGAMPESRPEVGTRPPLIDGLVAGVEAFRAHPLFQKIVDVDPELLLPYVLDRRGASQEALLGLLAGALREGHADGSVRVAPAERQARTVLLILQSFALSLRTMTDEDDAELTSAAFLAELRTVLERTLTP from the coding sequence ATGACGCCTAACCGTCACAACAGCTCGGCTCAGCAGAAGTCCTCCGACAACGACGTGGTGCTGGACGCCGTCCGGGACTGCGTCCTCGCCGTCGGTGTCCGCCGCACGACCATGACCGACGTGGCCCGCCGTGCGGGCGTCTCACGGATGACGCTCTACCGCCGCTGGCCCGACGTCCGTTCCCTGGTCGGTGATCTCATGACGCGCGAGTGGATCGCCGTCGCGACGGGGGCCATGCCCGAGAGCCGGCCCGAGGTGGGCACGCGCCCGCCGCTGATCGACGGCCTGGTGGCGGGCGTGGAGGCCTTCCGCGCCCACCCGCTCTTCCAGAAGATCGTCGACGTCGATCCCGAACTGCTCCTGCCCTACGTCCTGGACCGGCGCGGCGCGAGCCAGGAGGCCCTGCTGGGGCTGCTCGCCGGGGCGCTGCGGGAGGGACACGCGGACGGCTCGGTGCGGGTGGCCCCCGCCGAACGCCAGGCCAGGACCGTGCTGCTGATCCTCCAGTCCTTCGCCCTGTCCCTGCGCACCATGACCGACGAGGACGACGCCGAGCTCACGAGCGCGGCCTTCCTCGCCGAACTGCGCACCGTTCTGGAGAGGACCCTCACCCCATGA
- a CDS encoding glycerol-3-phosphate dehydrogenase/oxidase, giving the protein MSLTGTPAAGASLSAARRTRDLTEATDGRVVDVLIVGLGATGAGAALDAAARGLDVVAVDAHDLAFGTSRWSSKLIHGGLRYLASAQFDVAHESAVERGVLMERTAPHLVRAQPFVLPLTGLVSRGQAALAWAGFRAGDALRLSARTARATLPAPRRLSPVETRHLAPALRPAELRGGLLSWDGRLTDDARLVTALARTAAARGARVLTRVRALELSGSGARVRDELTGEEGEIRARAVINASGVWAGDLVEGIRVRPSRGTHLVLRSQDIGPLPAGLHIPIPGETNRFVLVLPQDDGRVYVGLTDEPLDGPVPDVPEVPETDIGFLLDVLGSVLDVPVRRSDVVGAFAGLRPLLDTTPTGQPGAASRTADISRRHAVLTSPDGVVSVVGGKLTTYRRMAEDAVNAVVDARGLSAGSSPTATLPLVGAAAPRTLAALRAPRRLVQRYGTEAPAVHALADRDPRLGEPVVPGHAVTGAELLWALRHEGALDEADLLDRRTRIGLVPADRAEALKAVRGLVGEALGTGS; this is encoded by the coding sequence ATGAGCCTGACCGGCACCCCCGCCGCCGGGGCCTCCCTGTCCGCCGCGCGGCGCACCCGCGACCTGACCGAGGCGACCGACGGCCGCGTGGTGGACGTGCTGATCGTCGGCCTCGGCGCGACCGGCGCCGGAGCGGCCCTCGACGCCGCCGCCCGCGGTCTCGACGTCGTCGCGGTCGACGCCCACGACCTCGCGTTCGGCACATCACGCTGGAGCTCCAAGCTCATCCACGGCGGGCTGCGCTACCTGGCCTCGGCGCAGTTCGACGTCGCGCACGAGAGCGCGGTCGAACGCGGCGTGCTGATGGAGCGGACGGCACCCCACCTGGTGCGCGCCCAGCCGTTCGTGCTGCCCCTGACCGGACTCGTCTCGCGCGGCCAGGCCGCTCTCGCCTGGGCCGGATTCCGGGCGGGCGACGCCCTGCGGCTGTCGGCCCGCACGGCCCGCGCCACACTGCCCGCCCCGCGCCGGCTCTCCCCGGTAGAGACCCGGCACCTGGCCCCGGCGCTGCGCCCCGCGGAGCTGCGCGGCGGCCTGCTGTCCTGGGACGGGAGGCTCACCGACGACGCCCGGCTGGTGACCGCCCTCGCCCGTACCGCCGCCGCACGGGGTGCCCGCGTACTGACCCGTGTCCGGGCACTGGAACTCTCCGGGTCCGGGGCCCGCGTACGCGACGAACTCACCGGCGAGGAGGGCGAGATCCGAGCCCGGGCGGTGATCAACGCATCCGGTGTGTGGGCCGGTGACCTCGTGGAGGGCATCAGGGTCAGGCCCTCCCGCGGCACCCATCTCGTCCTGCGCTCGCAGGACATCGGCCCGCTGCCCGCCGGTCTGCACATCCCCATCCCCGGCGAGACCAACCGTTTCGTCCTCGTCCTGCCCCAGGACGACGGCCGGGTCTACGTCGGACTCACCGACGAACCCCTGGACGGGCCCGTCCCGGACGTCCCCGAGGTGCCGGAGACGGACATCGGTTTCCTGCTCGACGTCCTCGGCTCGGTACTCGACGTCCCCGTCCGGCGCAGCGACGTCGTCGGCGCGTTCGCCGGGCTGCGGCCCCTGTTGGACACCACCCCCACGGGACAGCCCGGCGCCGCCTCCCGCACGGCCGACATCTCCCGCCGGCACGCGGTGCTGACCTCACCGGACGGCGTGGTCAGTGTGGTCGGCGGCAAGCTCACCACCTATCGCCGGATGGCCGAGGACGCCGTGAACGCCGTGGTCGACGCACGCGGCCTGTCCGCCGGCTCCTCCCCCACGGCCACGCTCCCGCTGGTGGGCGCCGCGGCCCCCCGGACGCTCGCCGCGCTGCGCGCGCCACGCCGCCTCGTCCAGCGCTACGGCACCGAGGCACCGGCGGTACACGCCCTGGCTGATCGGGACCCGCGGCTGGGCGAGCCCGTCGTGCCCGGCCATGCCGTGACCGGCGCCGAACTGCTGTGGGCGCTACGCCACGAGGGCGCCCTGGACGAAGCCGACCTGCTCGACCGCCGCACGCGCATCGGACTGGTCCCGGCGGACCGGGCCGAGGCGCTGAAGGCCGTACGCGGGCTGGTGGGCGAAGCCCTGGGCACGGGAAGCTGA
- a CDS encoding geranyl diphosphate 2-C-methyltransferase, with protein MTTETTTTASVKIPAPATPYQGDIARYWNNEARPVNLRLGDVDGLYHHHYGIGEVDHAALGDPGHSEYEKKLIAELHRLESAQAEVLLDHLGPVGPDDTLVDAGCGRGGSMVMAHRRFGCKVEGVTLSATQADFGNRRARELRIEDHVRSRVCNMLDTPFEKGSIAASWNNESSMYVDLDDLFAEHSRFLRVGGRYVTITGCWNPRYGQPSKWVSQINAHFECNIHSRREYLRAMADNRLVPQTIVDLTPDTLPYWELRATSSLVTGIEKAFIESYRDGSFQYVLIAADRV; from the coding sequence GTGACCACTGAAACGACCACCACCGCCTCCGTGAAGATCCCGGCCCCGGCGACGCCGTACCAGGGGGACATCGCCCGCTACTGGAACAACGAGGCACGGCCGGTCAACCTCCGCCTCGGTGACGTGGACGGGCTCTACCACCACCACTACGGCATCGGCGAAGTGGACCATGCCGCGCTCGGCGACCCGGGCCACAGCGAGTACGAGAAGAAGCTCATCGCGGAGCTGCACCGACTGGAGTCGGCCCAGGCAGAGGTCCTCCTGGACCACCTCGGCCCCGTCGGGCCCGACGACACACTCGTCGACGCCGGCTGCGGGCGCGGCGGCTCCATGGTCATGGCCCACCGCCGCTTCGGTTGCAAGGTAGAGGGCGTCACCCTCTCCGCGACCCAGGCCGACTTCGGCAACAGGCGGGCACGGGAACTGCGGATCGAGGACCACGTCCGCTCCCGGGTGTGCAACATGCTCGACACCCCCTTCGAAAAGGGCAGCATCGCCGCTTCGTGGAACAACGAGTCGAGCATGTACGTCGACCTCGACGACCTGTTCGCCGAGCACTCCCGCTTCCTGCGAGTGGGCGGCCGCTACGTGACGATCACCGGCTGCTGGAACCCCCGCTACGGCCAGCCGTCGAAGTGGGTCTCCCAGATCAACGCCCACTTCGAGTGCAACATCCACTCCCGCCGCGAATACCTGCGCGCCATGGCCGACAACCGGCTCGTGCCGCAGACCATCGTCGACCTCACTCCGGACACCCTGCCCTACTGGGAGTTGCGGGCCACGTCCTCGCTGGTCACCGGGATCGAGAAGGCGTTCATCGAGTCCTACCGGGACGGCTCCTTCCAGTACGTCCTGATCGCGGCCGACCGCGTCTGA
- a CDS encoding family 2 encapsulin nanocompartment cargo protein terpene cyclase, with product MPDSGPLGSSPPEQRPTAPTAVPDAPVPVAPGPPATPTARHFLAALHPPVTIPDPPPPPTGPPVGDTPDAAEAGSALRRILRGPTGPGTTSLSVAERYQPPLPDPEPPAPAPPADGRAVPGLYHHPVPEPDPVRVEEVSLRIKHWAEDEVQLYPEEWEKQFDGFSVGRYMVACHPDAPTVDHLMLATRLMVAENAVDDCYCEDHGGSPVGLGGRLLLAHTAIDHLHTTAEYAPAWLESLGSDAPRRAYRSAMDYFVRAATPSQSDRYRHDMARLHLGYLAEAAWAQTGHVPEVWEYLAMRQFNNFRPCPTITDTVGGYELPADLHARPDMQRVIALAGNATTIVNDLYSYTKELNSPGRHLNLPVVIAEREQLSERDAYLKAVEVHNELQHAFEAAAADLAADCPLPPVLRFLKGVAAWVDGNHDWHRTNTYRYSLPDFW from the coding sequence ATGCCCGACTCCGGGCCCCTCGGATCATCCCCGCCCGAACAGCGGCCGACGGCGCCCACAGCCGTGCCGGACGCCCCCGTGCCGGTGGCCCCTGGCCCTCCGGCCACGCCGACCGCTCGGCACTTTCTCGCCGCACTGCATCCGCCGGTCACGATTCCCGACCCGCCACCGCCCCCGACCGGCCCCCCCGTAGGCGACACGCCTGACGCGGCCGAGGCCGGCTCCGCGCTCCGGCGGATCCTGCGCGGACCCACCGGCCCGGGCACGACCTCGCTCTCCGTCGCCGAGCGGTACCAACCCCCGCTCCCGGATCCGGAGCCCCCGGCCCCCGCCCCGCCCGCCGACGGACGAGCCGTCCCCGGCCTCTACCACCACCCCGTCCCGGAACCCGACCCCGTACGCGTCGAGGAGGTGAGCCTCCGGATCAAGCACTGGGCCGAGGACGAGGTCCAGCTCTACCCCGAGGAGTGGGAGAAGCAGTTCGACGGCTTCTCCGTCGGCCGCTACATGGTCGCCTGCCATCCCGACGCCCCGACGGTCGACCACCTGATGCTCGCCACACGGCTGATGGTCGCGGAGAACGCGGTGGACGACTGCTACTGCGAGGACCACGGCGGGTCACCCGTCGGCCTCGGCGGGCGCCTCCTCCTCGCGCACACGGCGATCGACCACCTCCACACGACCGCGGAGTACGCGCCGGCCTGGCTGGAGTCGCTCGGGTCGGACGCCCCGCGCCGGGCGTACCGCAGCGCGATGGACTACTTCGTCCGCGCGGCCACGCCCTCGCAGTCCGACCGCTACCGGCACGACATGGCCCGGCTGCACCTGGGCTACCTCGCCGAGGCCGCCTGGGCGCAGACCGGTCACGTCCCGGAGGTGTGGGAGTACCTGGCGATGCGCCAGTTCAACAACTTCCGTCCCTGCCCCACGATCACCGACACCGTCGGCGGCTACGAACTGCCCGCGGACCTGCACGCCCGGCCGGACATGCAACGGGTCATCGCCCTCGCCGGCAACGCGACCACCATCGTCAACGACCTCTACTCGTACACCAAGGAACTCAACAGCCCGGGCCGCCACCTGAACCTGCCGGTGGTGATCGCGGAACGCGAGCAACTCTCCGAGCGCGACGCCTATCTGAAGGCCGTCGAGGTCCACAACGAACTCCAGCACGCCTTCGAGGCCGCCGCGGCCGACCTCGCGGCGGACTGCCCCCTGCCCCCCGTGCTGCGCTTCCTCAAGGGCGTGGCCGCCTGGGTCGACGGCAACCACGACTGGCACCGCACCAACACCTACCGCTACAGCCTGCCCGACTTCTGGTAA